Within Dictyostelium discoideum AX4 chromosome 4 chromosome, whole genome shotgun sequence, the genomic segment aaaaataaaaaaaaaaaaagattaattaaaaaaatataaaataccCAGTGgtagagaaaaaaaaaaaaaaaaaaaaaaaataaaaaaaaaaataaaaaaaatttttttataccagagcctaaaaaaaaaaattaaaaaaaaaataaaaaaaatttaaaaaaaaaaaagaccccacgttttttttttaaaagttataaaaaatacaacGTGGTCGTCTGTAAGACAATTGTAATTCGATGAAAATTTTTGTGGTTTTgggaattaataaaaatgaaaataattaaaagaggaggaaataaaatatacattgcaaatattacaaaataaGTGTTAAATTGAGAATTTTAtaacatcttttttttttttttttttttttttttttttttttttttttttttttggaatatttttttttttcccaaaattagttaaaaaccaataattaaaatattcaaaaatgtAAGTGGAGAAAAAaggaatattaaaaaaaaagatggttTGGTTAAAATAGAAAACCAAAGATCACTTAGTTTTAGCAAAATTGGGATaagttttaaaacttttttttattttttaaaaataaatattactatatttatttttttccaacatttaaatctattttaaTCCAGTCCCTcctttttataataaaatttttaaggctaaaaagatttaattctTGTTATAATAACTCtcctttttaaattaaaaggaaatataaaaaaaaaaaaaaaaaaaaaaatttttaggcattaattattttattataaaaaaatattatttaacttttttaaattttcctATCTCATTTGAGCCCAGCTTTTCAaagtaataaatttaaaattatttattatttttaatttttttttttttttttttctttttcaaataatggtttgaaaaaaaaaaagaattacaaaatggtaaataaaaaaaaaaaaaataataatagtttaaaaaaagataattaaaaaaaaaaaaaaaggattagATAGAAtatttataacttttttttttattcaaaatatattatttttatttttattttttttaaattttttatttattttttatttattttttattaatttttttaaaaaaaaaaatttttaaaaaaaaaaacacacaaagaaattatttattttatatttttagaaacCCCATTTAAAAACAgtgtaaatatttaattatttaatatataaatatctttcttataaaataattattttttttttttttattttttaatttttttatagttttattgataaagttaactttaatttattttatttttttattttttttttattttttttgtttaagttaaccttatttttttatttattttttttttgacgcGTGACCTTACATGAAATAACACCACCAACATGTTGTCACGTACCCGGATTTCATTTTAGAAATCATAAAAAACGGCCAACCGctgttatttaattttttttttttaatttttttttttttttttttttttttggatttttttttttttttttttaaaaattatttttttttttttttttattttttttttattggtttcttttcaccaaatttcaataaaatttttttaattttttattttttatatattcctaataaaattttttttttttttttttattaaatcaaaaactcTCAATACCAATAGATTTTATATCATTACATTCCTATAGATATTATATTCAAAACCAAAAAGtcaaaaggtttttttttttttttttttttcagtaaCATTAACAAATAAAGCAAAATATGTTTTCAGGAGCATTGAATTATATGAAGGGTTTAGTAGGTACCAACGAAAACTTACAAGTCGAAGAAAGTGGTGATAATAAAGGTGATATTGAACCAGAGCAAAGAAAGGGTTTACTCAAACAATTATCATCATATGTTGGTAAAGATATTACATCTTTAATCTCATTACCAGTTTGGATTTTCGAACCAGTATCATTCTTACAAGTTATGTCCGAACCATTACAATATAACGCTTTATTATCTAAAGCCTCAAAACAAGATAGCGAATTTTTATGTTTAGCTTATTTAGCTGCCTTCAATTGTGCATTATATAGTACTGCTGTTAGAACAAgtaagttttattaaatattattaattatattttgaaaaatataatagtaaaataaaataaagaaaaaaaaaaaaaaaaaaagaaatactaaaaaatttttttttttttcttttttatttctttttttctttttatttttatttttttttttttttttaaaaaaaaaaataggaaaaCCATTTAATCCAATTTTAGGTGAAAcctttgaaattgttgataaaAAAGGTGAATTTAGATTCCTTGCAGAACAAGTTAGTCATCACCCACCAATTGGTGTATCAGAGACAATTTCAGAAGATTATACTCTTCAATTAGAAACATTATTGAAATCCAAATTCTATGGTAACTCATCAGAGGTTGAAATTGATGGTACCAATCATTTCTTCAATAAGAAGACCAACCACCATTACACATGGAATCATTTGGTAACTTGTTGTCATAACATTATCATTGGTTCATTATGGTTGGATCATTATGGTGATTTAGTCATCGAAAATCACACTACCGGTAGCAAGGCAGTACTCAAATTTGCTAAATCTGGTTGGTTAGGTGCCGGTCGTTATGGTGTCACTGGTGAAATTGTGGATTGTGAAGGTGATGTTAGATACAGAATCACTGGTAAATGGAATGAATCCATTCAATTATTCCAAGTCATGGATAATGGTTCATCCTCTACCACTTCCACTTGTCTTTGGGAAGCCAGCAAAGAAccaatcaataataaatttttattccCAAGATGGGTCGAAGAAAACGTTATTGATCTCAACGATGAATACAAAAAGATATTACCAGTCACCGATTCTCGTCTTAGAGCAGATCGTATCGCTTTAGAAGAAGGTAACTTGGATGTCGCAGCTAAAGAAAAACACAACTTGGAAGAGAAGCAAAGAGAAGACAAAAGACAAAGAGTTGCTGAAAACAAAGAATGGGAAACTgctcaatttaaaaaagtcgATGATGCTAAATTTGGTTACAGATGGAATTATTGTGGTAATTATTGGGAAGAAAGAGAAGAAAGAGTTAAAGCAGCAGcttcaaattaataaaaacaataataattataatattttaatcgTAAACAATTTATTCATTCAATTTCCGctgttattaattaatatataaataaaaaaaaaaaaaaaaaacaaaaaaataaaaaataataaaaaacattttaaaaaaaaaaaaaaaatagtgaaTATCTCCATTCataactttttattaaaattttaaatgctTTAAGATTTTTCCAAACTAAGATCAAATaagttaaatatttaaatacttcacaaaattaaaattatctgattttattaatcggcaaataaacaaatcctttaaaataaaaaagatttattttcaagAAGAAAGtggagttttttttttctttttatttagttgATATTTACAAATACTATAATACATTTAGAATTTTAATTGCAACCACAATCTGGATGTAAAATTGGAGTTGTAATATTGCCAACAGTGTTTAATACTGAACCAACAATAACACCAGTACCAAATAAAACTCCTCCAACAAGATTTCCAACTGTATTTCCTAATGCCGGACTACAAGAACAACATTGAATTGAGTTTAATGATTgaagtgatgatgatgaaaatgaggCAATATTggattttgatgatgatttaatatttccaATTGATGAGATTGAGgctaaataattaaattgattttagtatttaggtaaaaaataaattaaaaatttaaaattaaatttaaatgtaattACCTAAGATTGTCATTTTTTAGgtttaattgttttagtaagaaaaaaaaataaaaaaaaaaaaaaatgtttttaaagGTAAAGTATtcactttaaaaaaaaaattataaaattttttatatataatattaaatcaatttttttttaatttattacaaattatttgaaaaatagtTTTGGAATTTTAGATAATGGATGATATCATTTTAgtgataaaataataaataaagatttatttatttaattttaactaTATGAAcggtttataaaaaatagttcAAATTAATCTTTCAAAtagagattttaaaaatggccTTTAATCTTATTTCCctacaaatataaaaatattatcggtcaaaaaaaaaatattaaatagctatatctttttttttcttttattgaaatgttatattaaaaaaattaatcaattttttttattattttttgtatagaaaacaaatttatatgttttccaatctaattaaaaaaaaaaaaaaaaaaaaaaaaaaaaaataagtaaCAACCCCTTCTAACacagattttttattaaataagtAAGATTAACACAGATGAAAAAACTAATATAGATAtctaaaattcaaatttggattttactaaatttaaattttttttaataattttcacattttactcttttttaaatataataataattatatgtttcaaaattagtataaaaaaatttttattttccaatcattatcaaatattaGCCAACTCTTTAAAGCATAAAtagaaaattgaaaaaaaaaaaaaaaaaatgacaattTTAGGtaactatatatatattttataattcttttatttaataatttctaatttctttaaatattattttagcCTCAATCTCATCAATtggaaatattaaatcatcatcaaaatccAATATTgcctcatcatcatcatcatcatcaagtCAATCATTAAACTCAATTCAATGTTGTTCTTGTAGTCTGGCATTAGGAAATACAGTTGGAAATCTTGTTGGAGGAGTTTTATTTGGTACTGGTGTTATTGTTGGTTCAGTATTAAACACTGTTGGCAATATTACAACTCCAATTCTACATCCAGATTGTGGTTGCAACTAAAAtcgaaaataatatatatatttaattaaattaattcaatatataattattaaatacataaaagtgtataaaaaaaaaaaaaaaaaaaaaaatttaaaaaaataaaataataatataaattttatattattaataaatgtttcttttttaaatataaaaatataatattattgtgattaaatttaacagaataaataataaaataattaaagaatttgtttttgatttttaggttttaaaatagaaaaattatttctatctttttttttttttggtttctttttttattataatcattatgacaatattaatttttatatatatatgagtattaaaagtttttaattgggtaatattataatattataataaaattgaaatccAATGatagaaaatattaatactatCATCATTTAACCTGTTTTAGTGATTCCATTTTCTTTGAttgaaaatcatttaaaataccTTTGATTGCAATTAATTCTGCATGTAATCTACTATATTCTTCTCTTTCAATTTTAACTctctataaaataataataataataataataataataataataataataataataataataataataataataataataataataataataataatattaaaaataaagaagtattagtatttaatattaagagctataattctttttgtatatatatatatatatatatataaaaacatACATCTTTTCTTTCAGCATATAAATCGAAAATTTTATCGGTACACTTTTTCCTTTGAACAGAGTTTGAGCATATCTCCAAGTCTTTTTGGAGTTGTTTAAAATCttgtatattatttataatgaatttatGAATTTGTGTgtatttttgatatttagTTTTTGACATCTCCAACATCATTTTGAAATCATCATctgattttaaaacaaatatctCTTCTTTTGGGCATGGGATTGGACCATAAATTGGTTGGGTTGTACCATTGCTAATATTAGAAGAtgtactattactactactgctaatactactaccaatactactactactactactaccaccattgctattattactactagtACTAATACCACTGATAGTAGTACTACCATTGCTGATATTACTACTTATACCATTACTATtggatgataatgatgatgatgatgaagaggatgatgttgatattttttttgatacaGGCAATGGTTTGCTTTCTATATTTTcagttgatttaattgaatcaactTTCCTCTTTAAACTACCATTACTAAGtcttttagttttatttggtGATAAAGGAGTAGTGGTGGCGGTGGTGGTTGGCATCGGAATAGGATTATTATCAGGTGCAGAATTTAAAGCATTGATCttattatctaaatttttaatgaaatcagTTTGTTTCGTATTCAAAATGGTGCTTTGTGGTTTGGTAATCATTGGTGCTGCTGCTGTTACAGTGTTGGCTATTGATGGcaatgaagaagatgaagatgaagaagatgaagaagatgaagatagTGAAGgtggtgttgatgatgtaCTTGACAAAGGTATCTTTGTAGCTGAGGGTAAAACTTCATTTAACTCATTACAATTGCTAACTTTGTTTTCTAAtggtgaatttgaatttgaacttGAATTTGAACTTGGATTTGAacttgaatttgaatttatatttatatttgtatttgtatttatatttgtatttatattagtattattatttatatttatatttgtatttgtatttatatttgtattgttgttgttgttgttgttgttgttgttgttgttgttgttgttgttgttgttgttgttgttgttgttgttgttgttgttgttgttgttgttgttgttgttgttgttgatgttgttattTGACAAAGATTTCGACGATCTTGCCGATAGGGGCTGAGATATTGAAGTCGAGGTAGAGGTGGAGGTTGAAGTTGAAGTAGAGGTTGGAGTTAGTGAAAGGAGTGTATCTTTCTTTGTAGTTTTAGTTGACCAAGGTAGTAACTCTTTAGAgggtttattatttaagcTTGCAGTATATCGAGTATTAAAAGTATTGCTTGGTGAGACAGATGGTGATAATATTGGAGAATTAGatctactactactactattattcgtattatcattttcaatactactactgctactactactataactattattattactactactactactactactactactaccactactactgttactgttattattaatgttattaatagataacaaattatttttagataacCTTGGTTTCTTATTTGACGATGGTTTTCTTGGTGATAAATCTCCAATTTTCATATctatatctttattattatttattcctAAATATTTACTATCAAAATTAgtcgatgatgatgatgacgatgatgacgatgatgatgttgatgttgaatctatattattttgatcaaCTTTCGAATTGATTGTAATAGGTAGGGGTGGTATTGGAGGTGGTATTGGAGGTACTCTGGAAAAAGcttcttttattttcttttttatcgaAATTCTTTCTTCAGGTTTATAGTCACTCCAATCTAAAGAGATATCTGCATAGTATTCATCTTTCAGGAACCAAACACCaggtgatttaaaaaatgcgactctatttaaaaatgtattaCTATTTGGATCGATTTCATACtttgtttttaatgtttGATTTGTAACTCCAAATGGAAGTGAATGAAGTAAATATCTCTCCAATGCTTCTCCTTTTAATCCTAATGGTTGAATAATTGTTGCC encodes:
- a CDS encoding coiled-coil family protein gives rise to the protein MTILASISSIGNIKSSSKSNIASSSSSSSSQSLNSIQCCSCSLALGNTVGNLVGGVLFGTGVIVGSVLNTVGNITTPILHPDCGCN
- the osbH gene encoding oxysterol binding family protein, member 8, with product MFSGALNYMKGLVGTNENLQVEESGDNKGDIEPEQRKGLLKQLSSYVGKDITSLISLPVWIFEPVSFLQVMSEPLQYNALLSKASKQDSEFLCLAYLAAFNCALYSTAVRTRKPFNPILGETFEIVDKKGEFRFLAEQVSHHPPIGVSETISEDYTLQLETLLKSKFYGNSSEVEIDGTNHFFNKKTNHHYTWNHLVTCCHNIIIGSLWLDHYGDLVIENHTTGSKAVLKFAKSGWLGAGRYGVTGEIVDCEGDVRYRITGKWNESIQLFQVMDNGSSSTTSTCLWEASKEPINNKFLFPRWVEENVIDLNDEYKKILPVTDSRLRADRIALEEGNLDVAAKEKHNLEEKQREDKRQRVAENKEWETAQFKKVDDAKFGYRWNYCGNYWEEREERVKAAASN